Proteins from one Aureimonas sp. SA4125 genomic window:
- a CDS encoding iron ABC transporter permease: MILCLGALPMGRIVVEALVPGGLVDLQAFAERLGKASALRATWHTLDTAFCGALIALALGTAFAVAVSMTDLPGKRTIGFLFLLPLMIAPQVTALAFLQLLGPSSALLGALGLAPPPGTANPLHGRGGIIWLYGIQHAPIVFITLRAGFARIPRDLTEASRASGAGAVATLRAIILPVAAPYFAAAAALAFVSGVGNFGIPALLGLPVNYLTLATLIYQKLSSFGPSVLPEVAALSTLIAGLALLGVACQSFALRRAGHRLGIGTPATFRLGPWRWPLGLAAWAVVALILVLPALALLSTALVPTVGVKLSLATVTLDNFAEVLTRQASTLRAFRNSFLLAGTAALLLAVIAVPLIVASQRFGLRWRKLLFGSLALAYAVPGIVLAIACILLFLRPLPLIGSLYGTAAIILVAYLMRFATLALQPVEASIGQISGDLTEAAAVAGAGPLRRLTTITAPLALPAAVAGALLVFMSAFNELTVSALLWSGGNETLGVVLFSLEEAGLASAAAAIAVSTVVVVVCLLIVLDRVGRRLPAGVLPWR; the protein is encoded by the coding sequence GTGATCCTCTGTCTCGGTGCGCTGCCGATGGGGCGGATCGTCGTCGAGGCACTGGTGCCAGGCGGCCTTGTCGATCTCCAGGCGTTTGCCGAACGGCTCGGCAAGGCCTCGGCCCTTCGCGCGACCTGGCATACGCTCGACACCGCTTTCTGCGGTGCGCTCATCGCGCTCGCCCTCGGCACGGCCTTTGCCGTCGCCGTCTCGATGACCGACCTGCCGGGCAAGCGCACGATCGGCTTTCTCTTCCTGCTGCCGCTGATGATCGCGCCGCAGGTGACCGCGCTCGCCTTCCTCCAGTTGCTCGGTCCGTCGAGCGCGCTCCTCGGCGCCCTCGGCCTGGCACCGCCTCCAGGCACCGCGAACCCGCTGCATGGCCGCGGCGGCATCATCTGGCTCTACGGCATCCAGCATGCGCCGATCGTCTTCATCACCCTGCGCGCCGGCTTCGCCCGGATACCGCGCGACCTGACGGAGGCCTCCCGCGCCTCGGGCGCGGGCGCGGTCGCGACGCTCCGCGCCATCATCCTGCCCGTTGCAGCGCCCTATTTCGCCGCCGCCGCGGCGCTCGCCTTCGTCTCCGGCGTCGGCAATTTCGGCATTCCGGCGCTGCTCGGCCTTCCCGTCAACTATCTGACGCTGGCGACGCTGATCTATCAGAAACTGTCGAGTTTCGGGCCGAGCGTCCTGCCGGAGGTCGCGGCACTGTCGACGCTGATCGCGGGCCTGGCGCTCCTCGGCGTCGCCTGCCAGTCCTTCGCGCTGCGGCGTGCGGGCCACCGCCTCGGCATCGGCACGCCGGCGACGTTTCGGCTCGGACCCTGGCGCTGGCCGCTCGGGCTTGCGGCCTGGGCCGTCGTCGCGCTGATCCTCGTCCTGCCCGCGCTGGCGCTCCTGTCGACGGCGCTGGTGCCGACCGTCGGCGTCAAGCTGTCGCTCGCCACGGTCACGCTCGACAATTTCGCCGAGGTGCTGACCCGGCAGGCATCGACGCTTCGCGCCTTCCGCAACTCGTTCCTCCTCGCCGGCACGGCGGCGCTGCTGCTCGCCGTGATCGCGGTGCCGCTCATCGTCGCCAGCCAGCGTTTCGGGCTGCGCTGGCGAAAACTGCTCTTCGGCTCGCTGGCGCTGGCCTATGCCGTTCCCGGCATCGTCCTTGCCATCGCCTGCATCCTCCTGTTCCTGCGCCCGCTGCCCCTGATCGGCAGCCTCTACGGCACGGCCGCGATCATCCTCGTGGCCTATCTCATGCGTTTTGCAACACTGGCCCTGCAGCCGGTGGAGGCGTCGATCGGACAGATCTCGGGCGACCTGACGGAGGCCGCCGCCGTTGCCGGGGCCGGCCCGCTTCGACGCCTGACGACGATCACCGCGCCGCTCGCGCTGCCGGCGGCGGTGGCCGGCGCGCTGCTCGTGTTCATGAGCGCCTTCAACGAGTTGACTGTCTCCGCCCTGCTCTGGTCGGGCGGCAACGAGACGCTCGGCGTCGTCCTCTTCAGCCTGGAAGAGGCGGGGCTCGCCAGCGCCGCGGCGGCGATCGCGGTGTCGACGGTCGTGGTCGTCGTCTGCCTCCTGATCGTCCTCGACCGGGTGGGCCGGCGCCTGCCGGCAGGCGTCCTGCCCTGGCGCTGA
- a CDS encoding ABC transporter substrate-binding protein translates to MRSAIIAACLLAASPAFAVDGTLVLYTSQPNTDAQQTVDAFMAENPGVKVDWIRDGTPKIMAKLRAEIEAGAPQPDLLLIADVVTMQGLKKEGRLMAYPEADLTAFADAQSDPDKTYFSTKLITTGIVYNTKAPFVPASWADLEKPEAKGLVAMPSPLTSGAALIHAVTLTDNLGAGWGYYEKLAENGAQASGGNGDVLKAVSGGEKLYGMIVDYMPIREKAKGAPVEFVFPAEGVSAVTEPVAILSTAKNPEAAKAFVDFVLSEKGQALASSQGYIPARAGVALPAGYPERSAIKVLPYDAAAALANETANKEKFTEAMAQ, encoded by the coding sequence ATGCGCTCCGCCATCATCGCCGCCTGTCTTCTTGCCGCCAGCCCGGCTTTCGCCGTCGACGGCACGCTGGTTCTCTACACCAGCCAGCCGAACACCGACGCGCAGCAGACGGTCGACGCCTTCATGGCGGAGAACCCGGGCGTGAAGGTCGACTGGATCCGCGACGGCACGCCGAAGATCATGGCCAAGCTCCGCGCCGAGATCGAGGCAGGCGCCCCGCAGCCGGACCTTCTCCTCATCGCCGACGTCGTGACCATGCAGGGCCTGAAGAAGGAGGGACGGCTGATGGCCTATCCCGAGGCCGATCTCACGGCCTTTGCCGATGCCCAGTCCGACCCGGACAAGACCTATTTCTCGACCAAGCTCATCACCACCGGCATCGTCTACAACACCAAGGCGCCCTTCGTGCCGGCAAGCTGGGCCGATCTGGAAAAGCCTGAAGCCAAGGGTCTCGTCGCCATGCCGAGCCCGCTGACCTCGGGCGCCGCCCTCATCCATGCGGTCACCCTCACCGACAATCTCGGCGCTGGCTGGGGCTATTACGAGAAGCTCGCCGAAAACGGCGCACAGGCCTCGGGCGGCAATGGCGACGTCCTGAAGGCCGTTTCCGGCGGCGAAAAACTCTACGGCATGATCGTCGACTACATGCCGATCCGCGAAAAGGCCAAGGGCGCGCCGGTCGAGTTCGTGTTCCCGGCCGAGGGCGTCTCGGCCGTCACCGAGCCGGTCGCGATCCTCTCCACGGCGAAGAATCCGGAAGCCGCCAAGGCTTTCGTCGATTTCGTCCTGTCGGAAAAGGGCCAGGCGCTGGCGTCCAGCCAGGGCTACATCCCGGCGCGCGCGGGCGTCGCTCTGCCTGCCGGCTATCCCGAGCGCTCGGCGATCAAGGTCCTGCCCTATGATGCGGCCGCAGCGCTTGCCAACGAGACCGCCAACAAGGAAAAGTTCACCGAAGCGATGGCCCAGTAA
- a CDS encoding DUF2312 domain-containing protein, with protein MTDTVGIAGGQILAFIERIEQIETEIAELNEGKKETFAEAKGEGFDVKILKEIIKLRKQDKDERDEHETVLDLYVRAIEEAEKAPAAKAA; from the coding sequence ATGACGGACACGGTTGGAATCGCGGGCGGCCAGATCCTCGCCTTCATCGAGCGGATCGAGCAGATCGAGACGGAGATCGCCGAACTGAACGAGGGCAAGAAGGAAACCTTCGCGGAAGCCAAGGGCGAGGGTTTCGACGTCAAGATCCTGAAAGAGATCATCAAGCTGCGCAAGCAGGACAAGGACGAGCGGGACGAGCACGAAACCGTCCTCGACCTCTATGTCCGCGCGATCGAGGAGGCCGAGAAGGCTCCGGCGGCGAAGGCCGCCTGA
- a CDS encoding DUF3305 domain-containing protein has protein sequence MSGPNFRVGVVVERRPSSSPWATHAYRVAAIVPEAAGTADGHLLGEEDGVALLYAGSADVEFHRVETGNYRDNLASGEAMLWVTLSIEDTGVRLLSVTADPAEGEAMTEAGNLMVDVAPMPAEIAQRLADFIKTHHVERVFKKRKRE, from the coding sequence ATGTCAGGCCCAAACTTCCGTGTCGGGGTCGTGGTCGAGCGGCGCCCGTCGTCGAGCCCCTGGGCGACCCACGCCTATCGCGTCGCGGCGATCGTGCCGGAAGCCGCCGGCACGGCCGACGGCCATCTCCTCGGCGAGGAAGACGGCGTCGCTCTGCTGTATGCCGGCTCCGCCGATGTCGAGTTCCACCGCGTGGAAACGGGCAACTACCGCGACAATCTCGCGTCCGGCGAGGCGATGCTCTGGGTGACGCTGTCGATCGAGGACACGGGCGTCCGCCTCCTCTCGGTCACGGCGGACCCCGCCGAGGGCGAGGCGATGACGGAGGCCGGCAATTTGATGGTCGACGTCGCGCCCATGCCCGCCGAAATCGCCCAGCGCCTCGCCGACTTCATCAAGACCCACCATGTCGAACGCGTCTTCAAGAAGCGCAAGCGCGAATAG
- a CDS encoding DUF6352 family protein yields the protein MTDFWVSSGHQLLDRDENGRLVLTDDYLKAHFARPELMPPPEACAAERSLHSALLDDPRRAVEASEIAALEDADAQENWRVMLAFRDRLASAPTLEAAYLELVRGSMRQTPPLFVNQLTQVILRNVLDGCDDAHVLRAAELFFRPQRASVEAGALLLADAEIIELQEDRGRSSPPLLQMFAEPVVTELDVLTDENAASYVHRSESFDLVLSFSGGVASRRGLARVIELWVAHLLGVTVTVTPEVRADEEDWAWFVGLDAEATRIGNALWRGEHLGDGDAERIIGLFALRFSSPEEALPVIGARPVWLLLAMTPSGEVRMKPQNLVVGLPLRTQEETS from the coding sequence ATGACCGATTTCTGGGTCTCTTCCGGACACCAGCTTCTCGACCGGGACGAGAACGGACGCCTCGTCCTCACCGACGACTATCTGAAGGCGCATTTCGCCCGGCCGGAACTGATGCCCCCGCCCGAGGCCTGCGCGGCCGAGCGGAGCCTTCACTCAGCGCTCCTCGACGATCCGCGCCGTGCGGTCGAGGCATCCGAGATTGCCGCTCTCGAGGACGCGGACGCGCAGGAGAACTGGCGGGTCATGCTCGCCTTCCGCGACCGGCTGGCATCGGCCCCGACGCTGGAGGCGGCCTATCTCGAGCTCGTCCGCGGATCGATGCGGCAGACGCCGCCGCTCTTCGTCAACCAGCTGACGCAGGTGATCCTGCGCAACGTCCTCGACGGCTGTGACGACGCGCATGTCCTGCGCGCCGCCGAGCTGTTCTTTCGGCCGCAGCGCGCCAGCGTCGAGGCGGGAGCCCTGCTTCTCGCCGATGCCGAGATCATCGAGCTGCAGGAAGACCGTGGCCGCTCGTCACCGCCGCTGCTGCAGATGTTCGCCGAACCCGTCGTCACCGAACTCGACGTCCTCACCGACGAGAACGCCGCCTCCTACGTCCACCGCAGCGAATCCTTCGACCTCGTCCTCTCCTTTTCCGGCGGCGTCGCCTCGCGGCGGGGCCTGGCGCGGGTTATCGAGCTGTGGGTCGCCCATCTCCTCGGCGTGACCGTGACCGTGACGCCCGAGGTGCGCGCGGACGAGGAGGACTGGGCCTGGTTCGTCGGTCTCGACGCCGAGGCGACGCGCATCGGCAACGCGCTCTGGCGCGGCGAGCACCTCGGCGACGGCGATGCCGAGCGGATCATCGGGCTCTTCGCGCTGCGATTCTCAAGCCCGGAGGAAGCGCTCCCGGTGATCGGCGCGCGGCCGGTCTGGCTTCTCCTCGCAATGACGCCGAGCGGCGAAGTGAGGATGAAGCCGCAGAACCTCGTCGTGGGATTGCCGCTTCGAACGCAAGAGGAGACGAGCTGA
- a CDS encoding DUF6505 family protein codes for MLKLPRTIRLDPSDEFVFDEVAEPGEWAVSGAFRFWTRDVSALAGKQRQAFRSGLLGLSSFGWSTLVVVTPVSAAEREAAVSLLARQLVVHLGAPDEASARAAAEEEIAFAASLCDHPENTILAVQRSIEDDGIRERFRTLKKRDDLVQHTRAFDIVALDDEDEGAVTEAVDLHALIRGPT; via the coding sequence ATTCTCAAGCTGCCGCGCACGATCCGTCTCGATCCGTCGGATGAATTCGTCTTCGACGAGGTCGCAGAGCCGGGCGAATGGGCCGTCTCGGGCGCCTTCCGCTTCTGGACGCGCGATGTCTCCGCGCTCGCGGGCAAGCAGCGGCAAGCATTCCGCTCCGGGCTGCTCGGCCTGTCGAGCTTCGGCTGGTCGACGCTCGTCGTGGTCACCCCCGTCAGTGCCGCCGAACGGGAGGCGGCCGTTTCCCTGCTCGCGCGACAGCTCGTCGTCCATCTGGGCGCGCCGGACGAGGCCTCGGCACGCGCCGCGGCCGAGGAGGAGATCGCGTTCGCCGCCTCGCTGTGCGACCATCCGGAGAACACGATCCTCGCCGTGCAGCGCAGCATCGAGGATGACGGCATCCGCGAACGATTCCGCACGCTGAAAAAGCGCGACGACCTCGTCCAGCACACGCGCGCCTTCGACATCGTGGCGCTCGATGATGAAGACGAGGGTGCCGTCACCGAGGCGGTCGATCTGCACGCACTGATACGAGGCCCGACATGA
- a CDS encoding biotin/lipoate--protein ligase family protein: MPASIAALPLPWTRTTPSLDSVTTGGSATTRAPSAESAVCLGLSIAKMGTVWAILVDAIGFSALAVQARTIVNCPKSIRIRVIMPLPRSPSTAPDLLLPPPYTLHVVREVVDPFSHAREIASAAGAGTLIWARRFHLAEFALVLEPEEPLAPARRVAYAAGNALCDALSSHAPAQVDISLDWPDAIRVDGALVGGLRLAWPEGTPEDAVPAWLVLGVTIRLVVMQAGEAGLRPLLGGLDEQGFEDLNPGMLVEGFARTFLRETNVWAEEGFEAVRLNWLHRWRGEAVEILDDGDMLSDGSSRSLGDALTTVSWLDPATGTPWI; the protein is encoded by the coding sequence ATGCCCGCGTCGATCGCCGCCCTGCCACTGCCGTGGACGAGAACGACGCCGTCGCTCGACAGCGTCACCACCGGCGGCTCCGCCACCACCCGCGCGCCGAGCGCGGAAAGCGCGGTCTGTCTCGGCCTGTCCATTGCAAAGATGGGCACTGTCTGGGCGATCCTCGTTGACGCTATTGGGTTTTCGGCGCTGGCCGTTCAGGCTAGAACCATTGTAAACTGTCCAAAGTCAATCCGAATCCGTGTGATCATGCCCCTGCCCCGCTCCCCTTCGACGGCTCCTGACCTGCTGCTGCCGCCGCCCTACACGCTTCATGTGGTGCGCGAGGTTGTCGATCCCTTTTCCCATGCCAGGGAGATCGCGTCCGCGGCGGGCGCTGGGACCCTCATCTGGGCGCGCCGCTTTCATCTGGCGGAATTTGCGCTCGTGCTCGAGCCCGAGGAGCCGCTCGCTCCGGCCCGCCGCGTCGCCTATGCCGCCGGCAATGCACTCTGCGATGCCCTCAGCAGCCATGCCCCGGCCCAGGTCGACATTTCGCTGGACTGGCCGGATGCGATCCGGGTGGACGGCGCCCTGGTCGGCGGCCTTCGCCTCGCCTGGCCGGAAGGCACGCCGGAAGACGCCGTTCCCGCCTGGCTGGTCCTCGGTGTGACGATCCGCCTCGTCGTGATGCAGGCCGGCGAAGCCGGGCTGCGCCCGCTGCTCGGCGGACTTGACGAGCAGGGATTTGAAGACTTGAACCCCGGGATGCTCGTCGAGGGATTTGCCCGGACCTTCCTGCGCGAGACGAATGTCTGGGCCGAAGAAGGGTTTGAGGCAGTGCGTCTGAACTGGCTGCACCGCTGGCGCGGAGAAGCCGTCGAGATCCTCGACGACGGCGATATGCTTTCCGATGGTTCGAGCCGATCGCTCGGGGACGCGCTCACGACGGTGTCATGGCTCGATCCCGCGACCGGGACGCCGTGGATTTGA
- a CDS encoding 4Fe-4S dicluster domain-containing protein, with protein sequence MTLSSDGVVLVHGSGRAAIDAGIALSDRLDVTVILSGGELIDIPGDLAFPVVFGRVVSASGHFGAYEAVVDGFAATKGGPVRDGAVSRCALILDLSEAPALFPAFEAREGYFKVDPANGMALSRALEEAGALVGEFDKPKYIAFRPELCAHSRSSITGCTKCLDACAMEAITPLGDVVAIDAMVCAGCGNCAAVCPTGAASYTVPPTDEQLARLRAMILAYRDAGGSDAILLIHDVTVGRPLIAAIGAGLPATVLPFEVNEIKQIGIEVLAAALAYGVSGVRLLTRKAPKNGMVALAGTVAIATTFAEALGYGEGACAIVQADAPDDLLAALAALPMGTPSPSPSRFAPVGAKRGLLEFSLRTMHEVAPAPVALVPLPEGAPFGTVLVETEGCTLCHSCVSACPTGALSAGEDRPMLRFSQNACVQCGLCAATCPEDVITLRPQLDFAAWNAPRVTLKEEEPYPCVRCAKPFGTRSTIERVIAKLEGSHWMFTGENARRLDAIRMCEPCRVESALNEGFDPYAGPARQRPRTAADYAVVDDEA encoded by the coding sequence GTGACGCTGTCGAGCGACGGCGTCGTTCTCGTCCACGGCAGTGGCAGGGCGGCGATCGACGCGGGCATCGCGCTGTCCGACCGGCTCGACGTAACGGTGATCCTGTCCGGCGGCGAGTTGATTGATATTCCCGGCGATCTTGCCTTCCCGGTCGTTTTCGGCCGCGTCGTTTCGGCATCCGGCCATTTCGGCGCCTATGAGGCCGTCGTTGACGGCTTTGCCGCTACCAAGGGTGGTCCGGTGCGGGACGGCGCGGTGTCGCGGTGCGCCCTGATCCTCGATCTGTCGGAGGCGCCGGCGCTGTTTCCCGCCTTCGAGGCCCGCGAGGGTTACTTCAAGGTCGATCCGGCCAACGGCATGGCCCTGTCACGGGCGCTGGAGGAGGCCGGCGCGCTCGTCGGGGAGTTCGACAAGCCGAAATACATCGCGTTCCGGCCCGAGCTCTGCGCCCATTCGCGCTCCTCGATCACGGGCTGCACGAAATGCCTCGATGCCTGCGCGATGGAGGCGATCACACCGCTCGGCGATGTCGTGGCGATCGACGCCATGGTCTGTGCCGGCTGTGGAAACTGTGCGGCGGTCTGTCCGACGGGCGCTGCCTCCTACACCGTTCCGCCGACCGACGAGCAGCTTGCCCGCCTGCGGGCGATGATCCTGGCCTATCGCGACGCAGGCGGGTCCGATGCCATCCTCCTGATCCATGACGTCACGGTGGGACGCCCCCTGATCGCGGCGATCGGCGCAGGGTTGCCGGCGACAGTGCTGCCTTTCGAGGTAAACGAGATCAAGCAGATCGGTATCGAAGTCCTGGCCGCGGCTCTCGCCTATGGCGTGTCGGGCGTCCGTCTCCTGACCCGCAAGGCGCCGAAGAATGGCATGGTCGCGCTTGCCGGGACGGTCGCCATCGCCACCACCTTCGCGGAGGCTTTGGGTTACGGGGAAGGGGCCTGTGCGATCGTCCAGGCCGATGCGCCGGACGACCTGCTCGCCGCGCTGGCCGCCCTGCCGATGGGAACGCCGAGCCCGAGCCCCTCGCGCTTTGCACCCGTCGGCGCCAAGCGCGGGCTTCTGGAGTTCAGCCTGCGCACCATGCACGAGGTCGCACCGGCGCCCGTCGCGCTCGTGCCCCTGCCGGAAGGCGCGCCCTTCGGAACGGTTCTGGTCGAGACCGAGGGCTGCACGCTCTGCCACTCCTGCGTGTCGGCCTGCCCGACCGGGGCTCTGTCGGCAGGCGAGGACCGGCCGATGCTGCGCTTCTCGCAGAATGCCTGCGTCCAGTGCGGCCTGTGCGCCGCGACATGCCCCGAGGACGTCATCACGCTCCGCCCGCAGCTCGATTTCGCCGCCTGGAACGCACCGCGCGTGACGTTGAAGGAGGAGGAGCCCTATCCTTGCGTCCGCTGCGCAAAACCCTTCGGCACGAGAAGCACGATCGAGCGCGTGATCGCCAAGCTCGAGGGCAGCCACTGGATGTTCACCGGCGAGAATGCGCGCCGGCTGGACGCCATCCGGATGTGCGAGCCCTGCCGCGTCGAGTCCGCGCTGAACGAGGGCTTCGACCCCTATGCCGGCCCGGCGCGTCAGCGCCCGCGGACCGCGGCGGACTATGCGGTGGTGGACGACGAGGCCTGA
- a CDS encoding c-type cytochrome encodes MKRSLILALLVGLLVAMLAPRSLAADLRGHGGPVRALSVTADGRGALSGSFDSTAILWSLETASARQVFRFHAGSVNAAIFLPDLPSEAARFATAGDDGRIAIWAAGSAVPLRVLEGHEGPIVALALAPDGSHLGSAAWDGSARVWPLDGKSAPRVLQGHQGNVNGIGFLARGEVATIGYDGTLRIWPASGAARVTTFDTPLNALAIVGDATLAVGGGDGRLRLVSTSDGSVADEVEIAPTPISAIAVSGDGRTIAASGLRGVVQILDGRTLKPLRALVGPGMPVWSLAFVPGTPELLTGGNDHVVRRWDARTGAHLGNTILLAETDPLAPYGDDPGAAVYRACVACHTLQPGDGTRAGPTLHGIMGRRIASLPDYDYSPAFAGHDIVWTKETIARLFEIGPHAYTPGTKMPEQTILRAESREALVDFLERATAEKK; translated from the coding sequence ATGAAACGCTCCCTCATTCTCGCCCTTCTCGTCGGCCTTCTCGTCGCCATGCTCGCGCCCCGGTCGCTCGCGGCCGACCTTCGCGGCCATGGCGGGCCCGTTCGCGCCCTCTCCGTCACCGCGGACGGTCGGGGAGCCCTGTCCGGCAGCTTCGATTCGACGGCGATCCTGTGGTCGCTCGAAACGGCGTCGGCCCGGCAGGTCTTCCGGTTCCACGCAGGCTCGGTCAACGCGGCGATCTTCCTGCCGGATCTCCCTTCAGAGGCCGCCCGTTTCGCCACGGCGGGCGATGACGGTCGGATCGCGATCTGGGCGGCCGGAAGCGCCGTTCCGCTGCGCGTGCTCGAGGGCCATGAAGGGCCGATCGTGGCGCTCGCGCTCGCCCCCGACGGGTCGCATCTCGGATCGGCCGCGTGGGATGGCAGCGCCCGGGTCTGGCCCCTCGACGGCAAAAGCGCCCCCCGCGTCCTCCAAGGCCACCAGGGCAATGTCAACGGGATCGGCTTTCTCGCCAGGGGGGAGGTCGCGACCATCGGCTATGACGGAACGCTGCGCATCTGGCCCGCCAGCGGTGCCGCCCGCGTCACGACCTTCGACACGCCGTTAAACGCCCTGGCGATAGTCGGTGACGCCACACTGGCGGTCGGCGGCGGCGACGGTCGCCTGCGGCTCGTTTCGACATCCGATGGCAGCGTCGCCGACGAGGTCGAGATTGCGCCGACACCGATCTCGGCGATCGCCGTGTCGGGGGACGGACGGACGATCGCCGCCTCCGGCCTCCGCGGCGTCGTGCAGATCCTGGACGGGCGCACGCTAAAGCCCCTTCGAGCACTTGTCGGCCCGGGAATGCCCGTCTGGTCGCTCGCTTTCGTGCCGGGCACCCCAGAGCTTCTGACCGGCGGGAACGATCATGTCGTCCGGCGGTGGGACGCCAGGACAGGTGCCCATCTCGGCAACACGATCCTTCTGGCGGAGACCGACCCGCTGGCTCCCTATGGCGACGACCCCGGCGCGGCGGTCTATCGCGCCTGCGTCGCCTGCCACACCCTGCAGCCGGGCGACGGCACGCGTGCCGGACCGACGCTTCACGGCATCATGGGTCGCCGCATCGCCTCGCTGCCGGACTACGACTACTCGCCGGCCTTTGCCGGCCACGACATCGTCTGGACGAAAGAGACGATCGCCCGCCTCTTCGAAATCGGTCCCCATGCCTATACGCCGGGCACGAAGATGCCCGAGCAGACCATCCTCCGTGCCGAAAGCCGCGAGGCGCTCGTCGATTTTCTCGAGCGAGCGACGGCCGAGAAGAAGTGA
- a CDS encoding DUF3306 domain-containing protein → MSTDFIARWSRRKRGADPSSALPTPPEDASPDLSAGIDGEAAEAGLPAEIAWQGEGDSILAPLSADELADLPSPEELTAASDITGFLRSGVPAALRNRALRRMWSIDPAIRDAIGDARDYAWDWNVPGGMPVSGPIPASIDIDKMVRGIFGTEKSEEVEPETDPVPAEIPGPCPVPAEIPVAEGPDGSEPSSATAEMRAEAAPLAPEHPAETPLASAQARPLRHGGALPG, encoded by the coding sequence ATGAGCACCGACTTCATCGCCCGCTGGTCGCGCCGCAAGCGCGGCGCCGACCCATCGTCGGCCCTTCCGACGCCGCCAGAGGATGCGAGCCCAGACCTCTCCGCCGGCATTGACGGCGAAGCCGCGGAGGCCGGCTTGCCCGCAGAGATCGCTTGGCAAGGGGAGGGCGATTCGATCCTCGCCCCCCTGTCTGCAGATGAGCTTGCGGACCTGCCGTCTCCCGAAGAGTTGACCGCGGCATCGGACATCACCGGCTTTCTGCGCAGCGGTGTTCCCGCTGCACTGCGCAACCGGGCGCTGCGGCGGATGTGGTCCATCGATCCGGCCATTCGCGACGCCATCGGCGACGCGCGCGACTATGCCTGGGACTGGAACGTTCCCGGCGGTATGCCGGTCTCCGGTCCGATCCCCGCTTCGATCGATATCGACAAGATGGTCCGCGGCATCTTCGGGACCGAGAAAAGCGAGGAGGTCGAGCCCGAAACCGACCCGGTGCCCGCCGAGATCCCGGGACCGTGTCCGGTCCCGGCCGAAATCCCCGTCGCGGAGGGACCCGACGGCAGCGAGCCGTCATCGGCCACGGCTGAAATGCGCGCCGAGGCCGCCCCTCTCGCTCCCGAGCATCCAGCCGAGACGCCTTTGGCGTCGGCGCAGGCGCGCCCGCTTCGCCACGGCGGGGCACTGCCGGGTTGA
- a CDS encoding molecular chaperone TorD family protein, giving the protein MRQDENDAASRQYMPDEQDLPAGEMVPAIDPAAAGERDPADIARAHLYRMLAVLFARAPTHSTLAALAGIEGGQGAIGDACRALAAKASMAAPDVLEREYFDLFIGVGRGEIVPYGSYYVTGFLQEKPLARLRQDLGELGIERRPGSRELEDHIAVVCEILAGLADGGFGTPEGADERFFVRHLMPWGARFFADVAAARASDFYRNVAAVGSALMAIEAEASVRAA; this is encoded by the coding sequence TTGAGGCAGGACGAGAACGACGCGGCTTCCCGGCAGTATATGCCAGACGAGCAGGATCTGCCCGCTGGGGAAATGGTGCCCGCGATCGATCCGGCTGCTGCAGGTGAGCGTGATCCGGCCGACATCGCGCGGGCGCACCTCTACCGAATGCTGGCGGTTCTTTTCGCGCGGGCTCCGACGCACTCCACCCTTGCCGCACTGGCGGGTATCGAAGGCGGACAGGGCGCCATCGGCGACGCCTGCCGCGCCCTTGCGGCGAAGGCGTCGATGGCTGCTCCGGATGTCCTCGAGCGCGAATATTTCGATCTCTTCATCGGCGTCGGACGCGGCGAAATCGTGCCGTATGGCTCCTACTATGTGACGGGCTTTCTCCAGGAGAAGCCGCTGGCGCGGCTTCGGCAGGATCTGGGCGAGCTTGGGATCGAGCGGCGGCCGGGGAGCCGCGAGCTCGAGGATCATATCGCCGTCGTGTGCGAAATCCTGGCGGGTCTCGCCGATGGTGGTTTCGGGACGCCCGAGGGGGCCGACGAGCGATTCTTCGTTCGTCATCTCATGCCCTGGGGAGCGCGGTTCTTCGCGGATGTCGCCGCGGCGAGGGCCTCTGATTTTTACAGGAACGTCGCCGCCGTCGGATCGGCCCTGATGGCCATCGAGGCCGAGGCCTCGGTCCGTGCCGCATGA
- a CDS encoding twin-arginine translocation signal domain-containing protein, with product MTSDTREKVSRRGFLRSASGVATVAAVTATISPAMVTEAQAYDPGPEETGAKYQPDAADVQAFYRSNGYETLKDK from the coding sequence ATGACGTCAGATACCCGCGAGAAGGTCAGTCGCAGAGGCTTCCTCCGTTCGGCTTCGGGTGTTGCCACGGTCGCCGCCGTCACCGCGACGATCTCGCCGGCGATGGTCACCGAGGCGCAGGCCTATGATCCGGGCCCCGAGGAGACCGGAGCCAAGTATCAGCCCGACGCTGCCGACGTTCAGGCCTTCTATCGGTCGAACGGCTACGAAACCCTGAAGGACAAGTGA